The Erigeron canadensis isolate Cc75 chromosome 1, C_canadensis_v1, whole genome shotgun sequence genome segment AGCTTTGATCATTATTAGCAACTTAATTTCCATTCATGATCTATCATCTTAATGTGTATCAAGAGCTCCATTCCAGCTTGTTTGAGTTCCAATGGCATGTGAAATTTATCTTTCGGCATAGCTAGCtaattatgttttaagtttttgtGAAACAAAATTACAGTATTTAGAGAAAAAAACCCATCTTGCTCTAACAATGTTAAAAAAGAGTAATTCATGATGATGATATTCTCATATTTTATACATCGTGCAGtatgacatcatatattttatatctccAAACAGGTAACCAACCACCTTCAGCTACCATACTAATATTTCTTCTGATCCACCTCTAATAGTAATATAGTATGCGAGTATGTCCATACATCAGAAGAGGCACTTCATCTTTCTTCCTCACTAGACACTTGACCTTGCAGGATGGGTGCCACACTAGTAGTTTGTAGGTGGTGTGATGATGTGCAGTGGTTGTATTACACTGCTGTTATCCTTACATGCAGTTGGCTGTATGTATTCCCGCTTCATTACTATTTGGTTGTTTAGTATGTCTTACATGTTATAGTTGAATGCACGTTGAGTTTTTGTGGCTGCCAAGGAACCAATAGTGCATTTGGTGTTAAGGCTGACTTCGTAGACCAAAGAAATGTTCAGTAATTGACAAGGCTTGTCACGGCCTCAATCATACAATGTGTATTGGATTACGTTGTAGTTCCATCTTCTTTGCATCAACGGGTATGAAATGGGTCGTCCCCTTTGCTCTTTTGTTGGATTGAAGTTGATATCCGGATTATTGCAtagtatttataaaatttgtaactAAATCATGCCCGGAACATGTGAATGTGTTCTTTCCAATTGCCATTTGATCTTAGTTGATATGAGAACGAACCTTTGATGGAATCAAGCTAAATATAACAAGTATTTGTATACTATTTGTTATTCTTTATGAACTTGCgtttatataaacaaatcaaCTAGAAATATACTCGAGCATTTCAATGTAGAGACTAACAGTGTCGGGGTTTGACTTCACGAATCGCTAGTGACCGGTGATGTAAAAGAAGTGTTAAACTTATCTACTattgaaaaaaaagtataacttttaatgttgataatttagttaattttgattttattgtatATTAATGACTTACACTtgtctatactatcttataaagcattttgcccttttttaaaatctcaaaagatgatttgaactaacTAAATTACCCTCTTCTTTATTAACAAAtctaaacatctctacctaatatatctcTAATATCCTTAAATTTTAAgcattcatttttctctctcttaaaaTCTTAACCACTAATTTTTTTCgctctcctctataaatcatgttatttctctaatttattcaaaatcttttatcttaaaaaccgtatatcgataaattataaaaattgtatgagtgttcttaaaatttcatgctctttcattagagatgtcattcgatatactttcgacgaatttttaaattcgagggcggagtccgtacgactaaggcatttggctaccatactctatgacttgacctgtCACCCCTACCatttcaccgccgcaacgcgcaggcACCATCTCTCGTGTAACTAAAAGCTGAAACTGAATGTTTATGTAGCAATAGTCATTATATTGCTCGTAGTTCTGAGAGGGATTCTGTTTAATTAAAATGTCTTATTTATCAATTCAATTTTTAGTTGGGTTACATTGTGGGTCATTGAGAAAAAGACGAACCAGGGTTGTGATGCGAGGAATCTTAGGGACCTAGTTAAGGCTCATGTCGCAATCATAGTCCATCTGTATGCTGCTTGCAACTCTGAGTTCTTCCTATCATATAACTGATAATGGTGAGAGCAACATCAAGGAAATTATACCTTGTGGTGGTATGGTGAAGATATGACGtttttaaataactaaaaaagaaaatcaaacaattaatgTGACCAGTTAGCCCGTAAGTAAGTACTGTGACGAAGCGGATGTTACTCACCCGACACGATTGTACGAGGTCACAATTCACCCAACACGATCATCCGGGGGTAAACAAGAGTTGGATTAAACCTGTATCCTGTTATAAGTTAGACGTTTTTGTATGTACAATTCTTAATATAAACTTTGTCATAGTAAAAAACAGCATAATCTACATTGTTTAGttgtggttttttattttattttttatatatatatatatatatgattgattaagagaaaacaataataatttttttaaataattttttaactcTTGATGTTAATCATTAAAATATGATATTGGTTTTAATAAGTCTCCAATctaatttcattttttcttaaCACATGTCAAAGTTAGTAACAATTAGTAAGGAGAACATGGACTAAAAGTTGTCGCCGTAAAGGAAACTTGATATACATACACTTAACACTAGCAttttacccgcacaatgcggcgatGTGGTGGCGACGGTGGTTGGTAGTGGCGGTGGCCTGACGGGTGATggcggtgtggttattattgtaaaaataattaatgcaaAAGGGAAAacgtagttattttaagagttgatgTATCTATGTTGTACATGATTTTATTAAGcgtattataagtattttaagtaCATTAgcttaaattatgaataaaagataaataattaaattaagggTATAATGATTATTTCGTACGGAGTCATTTTTTTGAAAGATTGTGTTGAATAGTGTTTAGGGTTTAGtgtttgataatttttatatagaagttGAGAAATAGAGATATAAACCCTCGATTAGTAGAGGGACTGAAACAGAAGTGAGAGTAAAGTTGAGGGAAATAGTAACAACAGTCTGTATGTATATCATTCAGTCACTCCTTCGGTAGGGTTTCACTAGAgcatagtttttattttttagggtTTGTGTTACTGCCACCGCCGTTCGCCGCCGTACAACCTCAACCATCCAACCATGGCCGTCGGGTACCACATTCTCTCTCtagctctctctctctctatatatatgtatagatatagataatttattgaaaagaatgaaaaatgcAGCAAGAACAAGAGGATATCAAAGAGTAAGAAGGGAGGAAAGAAGAAAGCAACAGATCCATTTGCAAAGAAGGATTGGTACGACATAAAAGCACCGTCACTTTTTACTACTAGGAATGTTGGCAAAACCCTTGTTTCTCGTACTCAGGGTACCAAGGTACTATgtttccttcttcttttttgtaaaTGTTTTTTCACATTATTTTAATTGACCTGAACTGTCCTGTTTGCTTGAGAAATCAGTAGGGTTCAGCTTTTTTGTGTGGTGTGAAAAATGTTGATTCGTTATATGCAAGTCTTTGACACCTTAATTATCTTTGATGAGTTTATGACTGggatttttatatagtaatgtTAGATCATAATATAATGTGATTTAAGTGCTTGAAAGCTTGATATAATACTTTTGCGGGTGGGTTGAATCTGGTAGATTATCAGTACGAACAGCAGTTTTTCAAAGTTAGTTGGATAGTTTCGTGTATTGCTTGACTTGATTTGTCTAGATAGTTTTACCTTATATCTATAGATTTATATCTATAAATTTACATACACAAAGGGTAAAAGGTGTAATTTTGCATAATGGTAACGTCATAAGGCTTGCAAGCGTTCTTAGTTTGAGATATGGTTAGCTCGAGTTAGAACCGAAAGTAAATCGATGTTAAATATGATTTGTTGATATTGAGTAGCTTTGTAGTAGGCCCCACTTGTTTACACCCTTAAAACAGTCCATttggtctatatatatatttaatttgttccATGTATTTGAGTAAATATAGCTTTGCCGATTTGGTCTGTTTGTGGATGTCTGTTTTGCACCTTCATATCCTGTATCTTTAATCATGTGCGCTGTATGGTTACACTCCCATTGCCTGGTTCtagaaatttattttaaatgtaaCACACTTCATCAGATTGCTTCGGAAGGACTCAAACATCGCGTTTTTGAGATTTCTTTGGCTGACCTCCAAAATGACGAGGACCATGCCTACAGAAAGATCCGTTTGAGGGCAGAGGATGTTCAAGGGAAGAATGTTTTGACCAACTTCTGGGTATGCTACTATGGTTGATGATTTTGACTGTTTTTGTGATGGACCATGTTGATTGAATGAAGTTTTGTACATTTTATAGGGAATGGACTTCACAACAGACAAGCTGAGATCTCTTGTTAAGAAATGGCAGTCTTTGATCGAGGCTCATGTAGATGTCAAAACTACCGATAACTATACTTTAAGAATGTTCTGCATTGGCTTTACCAAGAAGC includes the following:
- the LOC122586083 gene encoding 40S ribosomal protein S3a-like, with the translated sequence MAVGKNKRISKSKKGGKKKATDPFAKKDWYDIKAPSLFTTRNVGKTLVSRTQGTKIASEGLKHRVFEISLADLQNDEDHAYRKIRLRAEDVQGKNVLTNFWGMDFTTDKLRSLVKKWQSLIEAHVDVKTTDNYTLRMFCIGFTKKRANQVKRTCYAQSSQIRQIRRKMREIMVTQAQSCDLKELVQKFIPESIGREIEKATSSIYPLQNVFIRKVKILKAPKFDIGKLMDVHGDYSEDVGVKVDRPVDEEIPEATEVIGA